The Rhizobium sp. WSM4643 genome contains the following window.
GTCTACCGCTCCGGCAACATCACCATCGCCAATGCGCCAGGCACCGGCATTTGCGACGACAAGGCGATCTACTCCTATATGCCGGAGATCGTCGAATTCTATACCGGCCGCAAGGCGCTGCTCGAAAACGTGCCGACTTGGCGCTGTTCGGAAGCCGACAGCCTGAAATATGTGCTGGAACACCTGGAAGACCTCGTCGTCAAGGAGGTACACGGCTCCGGCGGCTACGGCATGCTGGTCGGCCCGACCGCATCGAAGAAGGAGCGCGCCGATTTCGCCGAGAAGCTGAAGGCCAAGCCGAACAATTACATCGCTCAGCCGACGCTGTCGCTCTCCACCGTGCCGATCCTCGTCAACAAAGGCATTGCTCCGCGCCACGTCGACCTTCGCCCCTATGTGCTTGTATCCGACAGGGTACAGATCATTCCGGGCGGGCTCACCCGTGTAGCGCTGAAGCAAGGCTCGCTGGTGGTCAATTCCAGCCAAGGCGGCGGCACCAAAGACACTTGGGTATTGGAGGACTGATGCTCGGAAGAACAGCAAACGGCCTCTACTGGATGTTTCGCTACATCGAGCGCGCCGAAAATATAGCCCGCCTGATCGATGCGGGGTTGCGCATGTCGCTGACCCGCAGCAGCACCGGCGATGACAATTGGGATGGCGTTCTACAAAGTGCGGGCGTGCGCGAGGCTTATGACGAAGGCCACAACAAGCTGACCAACGCCGACGCGATCGACTATCTCCTGCGCGATCGCACCAATCCGTCGAGCGTCATGTCTTGCATCGATTCCGGCCGCAACAATGCCCGTATGGTGCGCACGGCGCTGACGCGGGAGACCTGGGAAGCGACCAACGAATGCTGGATCGACTTGAAGTCGCTGCTCGAAAAGCGAGTCAAGGCGGCCGAAATGCCAGAGGTGATCGATGTCATCAAGCGCCGCGCCGGCCTCATCCGCGGCGCCTTCCATGGTTCGACGCTGCGCAACGAGCTCTATAATTTTGCCCGCATCGGCACTTTCATCGAGCGAGCCGACAATACCAGCCGCATTCTCGACGTGAAATATTACGTGCTGCTGCCCTCGGTTTCATCAGTCGGTTCCTCTCTCGACAACGTCCAGTGGGAATCGATTCTGCGCTCGGTCTCAGCGCACCGCGCCTATAGCTGGGCCTATGACGGCGAATACCGGGCGATGAACATCGCCGACTTCCTGACCCTCAATGTCCAGATGCCGCGCTCGCTTGCCTATTGCTACGAGAAGATCGTCAGCAATCTCGGCTATCTCGCCCAGGATTACGAGGAGCGGCTTCCCGCCCACGATACCGCGGATTCAATCCGCAAGACACTGCAGACAAGGGCGATCCGGGATATCATGG
Protein-coding sequences here:
- a CDS encoding alpha-E domain-containing protein; its protein translation is MLGRTANGLYWMFRYIERAENIARLIDAGLRMSLTRSSTGDDNWDGVLQSAGVREAYDEGHNKLTNADAIDYLLRDRTNPSSVMSCIDSGRNNARMVRTALTRETWEATNECWIDLKSLLEKRVKAAEMPEVIDVIKRRAGLIRGAFHGSTLRNELYNFARIGTFIERADNTSRILDVKYYVLLPSVSSVGSSLDNVQWESILRSVSAHRAYSWAYDGEYRAMNIADFLTLNVQMPRSLAYCYEKIVSNLGYLAQDYEERLPAHDTADSIRKTLQTRAIRDIMDQGLHEFLEDFVSRNNKLGAEISDGYRFYA